A genomic region of Cryptococcus gattii WM276 chromosome F, complete sequence contains the following coding sequences:
- a CDS encoding GTPase activating protein, putative (Similar to TIGR gene model, INSD accession AAW44250.1): MEQYKDDYVDVKRPEDDSYSFRSRQYSLDVPQSSQPQKPPSPVKPPLTHNSSSTSTNAATSSQYDHYSVESTSALSAQSIQSTQSAQSSTQTANERRMSVGLGAPGGLAAMTGARQRTEEPIPLGFDEGILRALCEMDGALPLLADRIKQSITSCKQVATFFRSRAEIEEKYARSLVELTRTTGDTYSRADCKAGTFVTAYNSSLKVQDQISQNRLRFAQRLYEMSEELQTLAREGEKARKTHKETGIRYQLIIQDAESVVEKSKSRLDSIIDDLDRILAAKEGEALKDVRSGGAYNTIGGPAYGGAPSSHTNLNSGSGKSKLGKAMKTGGLLFKGKGAGSLQKQEDDSRAKMDQANETFTKAVAESKQLRKEYFNYQLPKILRILKEAADELDLGTQYHLTRYAFLYETMTVSDGMVLNPLGSPEEGLGLKAVFENIDNRSDFKSYMQNYAVAKGTPRGPRREGPYDQGYQKALPPHVQRSNDALAASATSPQPQPSPQHPQSFNYTASPQSSTQAQLHASPQPPSQNFHYPNASVASTGTANTNNTLPSIPQQSNAGVGVTDQSSLTSFSNEGWVPPGIPASTGATFGVDLGEQLLRDGTVVPKIVEKCTQAIEIYGLESVGVYRLSGTTSRVQALKAALDKDVNAVDILSEEWSADINVVCGALKLWFRELPEPLLTYGLYNAFIEAARYDNDRLRHIRLHEQVNELPDPNYATLKFFMGHLDRIRKKESINQMSVSNLSIVFGPTLLGAPPEEGGLNLEHMSFQCKAIETILDKYHEIFVEEEEDGEKQG; encoded by the exons ATGGAACAGTACAAAGACGATTATGTGGACGTGAAGCGTCCGGAAGATGATTCGTACAGCTTTCGCTCAAGGCAATATT CCCTAGATGTACCTCAATCCTCCCAGCCACAGAAGCCTCCATCCCCAGTCAAGCCACCGCTGACTCACAACTCCTCTTCTACCTCTACAAACGCTGCCACCAGCTCCCAATACGACCATTACAGTGTAGAATCGACGTCAGCATTGTCAGCTCAATCAATACAGTCAACTCAATCAGCTCAGTCGAGTACCCAAACTGCAAACGAAAGAAGAATGTCTGTGGGACTCGGTGCTCCAGGTGGACTTGCAGCAATGACGGGTGCGCGACAAAGGACCGAAGAACCTATACCTTTAGGGTTTGATGAAGGCATTCTTAGAGCATTATGTGAGATGGAC GGTGCCCTACCCCTTCTTGCAGACAGAATAAAACAATCCATCACATCTTGCAAA CAAGTTGCTACCTTCTTTCGATCCCGAGCTGAAATTGAAGAAAAATATGCTCGCTCATTAGTTGAACTTACGAGGACTACTGGTGATACCTACTCTCGGGCGGATTGCAAGGCTGG GACCTTTGTTACAGCTTACAATAGCTCTTTGAAAGTTCAGGATCAAATCTCCCAAAACAGGCTTCGATTTGCCCAACGGTTATATGAGATGAGCGAAGAGCTTCAAACTCTTGCACGAGAAGGCGAGAAGGCTCGTAAAACA CACAAAGAAACCGGAATTCGCTATCAGCTCATTATACAAGATGCCGAATCCGTTGTCGAGAAATCAAAATCTCGGTTAGATTCCATTATCGATGACCTGGATCGTATACTCGCGGCAAAGGAGGGTGAAGCCTTGAAGGACGTCCGCAGTGGAGGTGCGTACAACACTATTGGTGGACCTGCCTACGGTGGTGCACCTTCGTCCCATACAAACCTGAACAGTGGCAGCGGGAAGAGCAAGTTGGGTAAGGCGATGAAGACGGGAGGATTACTGTTCAAGGGGAAAGGAGCGGGCTCATTGCAGAAACAGGAGGATGATAGTAGGGCAAAGATGGATCAGGCGAATGAGACTTTCACAAAAGCCGTTGCAGAGAGTAAGCAATTACGGAAAGAGTATTTCAACTACCAGCTCCCAAAGATTTTACGA ATACTGAAAGAGGCTGCTGATGAGTTGGACTTGGGGACACAATATCATCTCACAAGATATGCGTTCTTGTACGAGACCATGACCGTGAGCGATGGAATGGTGCTCAACCCGTTGGGATCTCCGGAGGAAG GACTTGGCCTTAAGGCAGTCTTTGAGAACATCGACAACAGGTCAGACTTCAAGTCTTACATGCAGAATTATGCTGTCGCCAAAGGCACGCCTCGCGGACCTCGTCGAGAAGGACCTTATGACCAAGGCTAT CAAAAGGCACTGCCACCTCACGTCCAACGGAGCAATGACGCCCTCGCCGCGTCCGCTACCTCTCCTCAACCACAACCGTCGCCTCAGCACCCTCAATCTTTCAATTACACGGCCTCCCCCCAATCCTCTACACAAGCCCAACTTCACGCTTCTCCTCAACCACCTTCACAAAACTTCCATTATCCCAACGCATCTGTTGCATCCACAGGTACTGCAAATACCAATAATACGCTTCCTTCAATTCCTCAACAATCCAATGCAGGTGTTGGTGTGACTGATCAGTCTAGCCTCACAAGCTTCTCCAATGAGGGCTGGGTCCCGCCAGGTATTCCCGCATCCACCGGTGCTACCTTTGGAGTTGACCTCGGCGAACAGCTGTTGCGAGACGGCACTGTTGTTCCAAAGATTGTTGAAAAGTGTACGCAGGCAATTGAAATATATGGACTTGAGTCGGTTGGCGTGTATAGGTTGTCAGGAACAACTAGTAGGGTGCAGGCTTTGAAAGCTGCCCTTGACAAAG ATGTGAACGCCGTGGATATCCTGTCCGAAGAATGGTCCGCTGATATCAACGTGGTCTGCGGTGCTTTAAAACTGTGGTTCCGAGAATTGCCAGAACCACTGTTGACCTATGGTTTATACAATGCTTTTATAGAGGCTGCTC GGTACGATAACGATAGATTAAGACACATTCGGCTCCACGAGCAGGTCAATGAGTTGCCTGATCCTAATTACGCTACTCTCAAATTCTTCATGGGACATCTCGACCG AATACGAAAAAAGGAATCTATCAATCAGATGTCTGTCTCCAACTTGAGTATTGTGTTTGGTCCAACATTGCTCGGAGCACCGCCAGAAGAAGGAGGTTTGAATCTGGAGCATATGAGTTTCCAGTGCAAA GCTATCGAGACGATCCTGGACAAATACCATGAGATCTTTgtcgaggaggaagaagatggggaGAAGCAAGGTTGA
- a CDS encoding uncharacterized protein (Similar to TIGR gene model, INSD accession AAW44248.1) has translation MADDKTFVTTGFDARFPNQNQTKHCWQNFVDYHKCVNAKGEEFAPCQQFKKAFRSLCPNDWVGKWDEQIEAGTFPASLKP, from the exons ACTACTGGCTTTGA CGCCCGATTCCCTAACCAGAACCAGACCAAGCACTG CTGG CAAAACTTTGTTGACTACCACAAGTGTGTCAACGCCAAGGGTGAGGAGTTTGCTCCCTGCCAGCAGTTCAAGAAGGCTTTCCGATCCCTTTGCCCTA ACGATTGG GTCGGCAAGTGGGATGAGCAGATCGAGGCCGGCACTTTCCCCGCTTCTCTCAAGCCTTAG